A stretch of Methylogaea oryzae DNA encodes these proteins:
- the rpiA gene encoding ribose-5-phosphate isomerase RpiA, with product MTPDEMKKLVAQAALEYTKGHAVLGIGTGSTVNHLIDFLADVKGDIEGAVSSSVMTTERLKKVGIPVLDLNDTGPLEVYIDGADEVNPHFQMLKGGGGALTREKIIGAASRQFICIADESKAVDVLGKFPLPVEVIPMSRSYVARELVKLGGQPVWRENVVTDNGNVILDVHNLTILNPKEMEQTINNIPGVITNGLFAWRPADVVLLGGPNGVRKLEKR from the coding sequence ATGACCCCCGATGAAATGAAAAAACTCGTGGCGCAAGCCGCGCTTGAGTATACCAAAGGCCACGCCGTCCTCGGCATCGGCACCGGCTCCACGGTAAACCATTTGATCGACTTCCTCGCCGACGTGAAAGGCGATATCGAAGGCGCCGTTTCCAGTTCGGTCATGACCACCGAGCGCCTGAAGAAAGTCGGCATTCCCGTGCTGGATTTGAACGATACCGGCCCGCTGGAGGTATACATCGACGGCGCCGACGAAGTGAATCCCCACTTCCAGATGCTCAAAGGCGGCGGCGGCGCGTTGACCCGTGAAAAAATCATCGGCGCGGCCAGCCGTCAGTTCATCTGCATCGCGGACGAAAGCAAGGCGGTCGACGTGTTGGGCAAGTTCCCCCTGCCGGTGGAAGTCATCCCCATGTCGCGCAGCTACGTGGCGCGGGAACTGGTCAAGCTGGGCGGCCAGCCGGTGTGGCGCGAAAACGTCGTCACCGACAACGGCAACGTGATCCTCGACGTGCACAATCTGACCATTCTCAATCCCAAAGAAATGGAGCAGACCATCAACAACATCCCCGGTGTGATCACCAACGGCTTGTTCGCTTGGCGTCCGGCCGACGTCGTGTTGCTGGGCGGCCCCAACGGCGTGCGCAAACTGGAAAAGCGCTAA
- a CDS encoding MFS transporter gives MKPRGPEDGAWLAWNGAAIALGQLGNSLLLPALPRLAEDFHVPFPQSGLAITVYFTLFAVGSLVAGPLSDRYGRRLPLLAGLLLLALASVAVAAAATFTALLLARAAQAAGAAGTPVIARAMARDRLNGVPLTRLLGLLSLLMVVSSVLGPIIGGYVAAHADWRYGFYGLGAAGLAWCGLGLLLLEETRAVPAGRRPGLLPFAAFRAVLAAASFRAGAGGLILYFFVFGAVYVGTPLVFMERYGLSSIDFGYSFAGVALATAVGSLTAARLKRRLGDPVVVRLAAELSLLAGLIWVDCALSSAGCVWAAMGGLALYGVAFGWILPLATAHALADAGDRAGAASSLLGFLQIGASAAGSAVVGAMDPGSEWPLACALLLTGLAALAGAGRLKSVS, from the coding sequence ATGAAGCCGCGCGGGCCGGAGGACGGCGCTTGGCTGGCTTGGAACGGCGCCGCCATCGCCTTGGGCCAGCTGGGCAACAGCCTGCTGCTGCCGGCCCTGCCCAGGCTGGCCGAGGATTTTCACGTACCGTTTCCGCAGTCCGGCCTCGCCATCACCGTTTATTTCACGTTGTTCGCCGTGGGCAGCCTGGTGGCCGGCCCCCTGTCGGACCGTTACGGTCGCCGTTTGCCCTTGTTGGCCGGGTTGCTGCTGCTGGCGCTGGCGAGCGTCGCAGTGGCCGCCGCCGCGACCTTCACGGCGCTGCTGCTGGCGCGGGCGGCCCAGGCCGCCGGAGCGGCGGGCACGCCGGTGATCGCCCGCGCCATGGCGCGCGACCGGCTGAACGGCGTCCCCCTGACCCGGCTGCTCGGGCTATTGAGCCTGTTGATGGTCGTGTCTTCGGTGCTGGGGCCGATCATCGGCGGCTACGTGGCCGCCCACGCCGATTGGCGCTACGGCTTCTACGGCTTGGGTGCCGCCGGCCTGGCCTGGTGCGGGCTGGGCCTGTTGCTGTTGGAGGAAACGCGCGCGGTGCCCGCCGGCCGGCGGCCGGGGCTATTGCCGTTCGCCGCGTTTCGCGCCGTGCTGGCCGCCGCCAGCTTTCGCGCCGGCGCCGGCGGCTTGATCTTGTACTTTTTCGTATTCGGCGCCGTCTACGTCGGCACGCCGTTGGTTTTCATGGAGCGCTACGGCCTGTCCAGCATCGACTTCGGCTACAGTTTCGCCGGCGTCGCGCTGGCCACTGCCGTCGGTAGCCTGACCGCGGCCCGGCTGAAGCGCCGCTTGGGGGACCCCGTCGTCGTCCGGTTGGCGGCGGAGTTGTCCTTGTTGGCCGGTTTGATCTGGGTGGACTGCGCGTTGTCGTCGGCCGGTTGCGTTTGGGCGGCGATGGGCGGGTTGGCCCTGTACGGGGTGGCGTTCGGTTGGATCTTGCCCCTCGCCACCGCCCATGCCCTGGCCGATGCGGGGGATCGCGCCGGCGCCGCTTCGTCGCTGCTGGGATTCCTGCAAATCGGCGCCAGCGCGGCGGGTTCGGCGGTCGTCGGCGCCATGGATCCGGGCAGCGAGTGGCCGCTGGCCTGCGCGCTGCTGCTGACGGGGCTGGCCGCCTTGGCCGGCGCGGGCCGGCTGAAAAGCGTCAGCTGA
- a CDS encoding methyl-accepting chemotaxis protein gives MPAGKLLRRYHNASLAQRIVFWFLLMVLVPTLLLAFITDRLSSASLREKIDEQLITLVEAKANRLETYAYERTRAASVLGRVRRIANAAIALQNVGKDTLDKSELENDIRTVAYYFMENLGFTNFILLAPQGDVLFQTQDQLPLGGNLLSGPQRDSELAQVVKRAMTLLEPDISNFAMYPGMEQPLGFVAGPIVSEAGRLVGLLVLQLNTQEVFETFNDYTGLGRTGFTVAAALDGDEVRIVAPLRHHPDAAFNLSVRLGDRNGEIIQKAVLGEQGVGEMRNIDGVPGFAAWTYAPSFRWGIGVQVGLDEAMELIAQQRHAMLILLASILIPAALIALFVARSISRPITQAVHAAEQVAAGDLSIRLDSHGDDETGKLLQALGRMVDYLNSLVGQVQRSTIELISITNTLAAMTRAQGDEATSLGATTSEIAAAAKEISATSEELVNTMTDATEGAATTTVLATNGQVGLNEMEQAMRHLAEATHSISGKLGAISDKANNINSVTTTIAKIADQTNLLSLNASIEAEKAGEYGLGFAVLAREIRRLADQTAVATLDIEQMVKEMQGAVAGGVMEMDKFSEQMRAGVAETNRISRQFVEIIDQVQDLTPRFEAVHEGMRSQSAGARQISDAMVSLADSARASIHALEETNGATQRLEAAIGDLRREISIFKLS, from the coding sequence ATGCCGGCCGGCAAATTACTCCGCAGATACCACAACGCCAGCCTGGCGCAACGCATCGTCTTCTGGTTCCTGCTGATGGTGCTGGTGCCGACCCTGCTGCTGGCTTTCATCACCGACCGGCTGTCCAGCGCCTCCCTGCGCGAGAAAATCGACGAGCAGCTGATCACCCTGGTCGAAGCCAAGGCCAACCGCCTGGAAACCTACGCTTACGAGCGCACCCGCGCCGCCAGCGTGCTGGGGCGCGTGCGGCGCATCGCCAACGCCGCCATCGCCCTGCAGAACGTGGGCAAGGACACCCTGGACAAAAGCGAGCTGGAAAACGACATCCGCACGGTGGCCTATTACTTCATGGAGAACCTGGGCTTCACCAACTTCATTCTGCTGGCGCCCCAGGGCGACGTGTTGTTCCAGACGCAGGACCAGCTCCCCCTGGGCGGCAACCTGCTCAGCGGGCCGCAGCGGGACAGCGAGCTGGCCCAAGTGGTCAAACGCGCCATGACCCTGCTGGAACCGGACATTTCCAACTTCGCCATGTACCCCGGCATGGAGCAGCCCCTGGGCTTCGTCGCCGGCCCCATCGTCAGCGAAGCGGGGCGCCTGGTGGGATTGCTGGTCTTGCAATTGAACACCCAGGAAGTGTTCGAAACCTTCAACGACTACACTGGCCTGGGCCGCACCGGCTTCACCGTGGCGGCCGCCCTGGACGGCGACGAGGTGCGCATCGTCGCCCCCCTGCGCCATCACCCGGACGCCGCCTTCAACCTCTCGGTGCGGCTGGGCGACCGCAACGGCGAAATCATCCAAAAAGCGGTGCTCGGCGAACAGGGCGTCGGCGAAATGCGCAATATCGACGGCGTTCCGGGCTTCGCCGCCTGGACCTACGCGCCTTCGTTCCGCTGGGGCATCGGCGTGCAGGTCGGCCTGGACGAAGCCATGGAACTCATCGCCCAGCAGCGCCACGCCATGCTGATCCTGCTGGCCTCCATCCTGATTCCCGCCGCCCTCATCGCCCTGTTCGTCGCCCGCTCCATTTCCCGCCCCATCACCCAGGCGGTACACGCGGCGGAACAGGTGGCGGCAGGCGATTTGAGCATCCGCCTGGACAGCCACGGCGACGACGAAACCGGCAAGCTGTTGCAGGCCTTGGGACGCATGGTGGACTACCTCAACTCCCTGGTGGGCCAAGTGCAGCGCTCCACCATCGAGCTGATCTCCATCACCAACACCCTGGCCGCCATGACCCGCGCCCAAGGCGACGAAGCCACTAGCCTGGGCGCCACCACCAGCGAAATCGCCGCCGCCGCCAAGGAGATCTCCGCCACCTCGGAAGAATTGGTCAACACCATGACCGACGCCACCGAAGGGGCCGCCACCACCACGGTGCTGGCCACCAACGGCCAGGTGGGCTTGAACGAAATGGAACAGGCCATGCGCCACTTGGCCGAGGCCACCCACTCCATCTCCGGCAAGCTGGGCGCCATCAGCGACAAGGCCAACAACATCAACAGCGTCACCACCACCATCGCCAAAATCGCCGACCAGACCAACCTGCTGTCGCTGAACGCCTCCATCGAAGCGGAAAAGGCCGGCGAATACGGCCTGGGCTTCGCCGTGCTGGCGCGGGAAATCCGCCGTCTGGCCGATCAGACCGCCGTGGCCACCCTGGACATCGAGCAGATGGTGAAGGAAATGCAGGGCGCGGTGGCGGGCGGCGTCATGGAAATGGACAAATTCTCGGAACAGATGCGCGCCGGCGTGGCGGAGACCAACCGCATCAGCCGCCAGTTCGTGGAAATCATCGACCAGGTGCAGGATCTGACGCCGCGCTTCGAGGCGGTGCACGAAGGCATGCGCTCCCAATCGGCCGGCGCGCGGCAAATCAGCGATGCCATGGTGTCCCTGGCCGACAGCGCCCGCGCCTCCATCCACGCCCTGGAAGAAACCAACGGCGCCACCCAACGGCTGGAAGCCGCCATCGGCGACCTGCGCCGGGAAATCTCGATCTTCAAGCTCAGCTGA
- a CDS encoding GMC family oxidoreductase, with product MSDPLRADVVIVGSGVAGSVLAATLVAQGVQVLLLEAGPRVDRNEALRRFADSRSKSSVSPYENTAHAPYPDETRLDDYYVQKGPAKFRGIYMRVAGGTTWHFGGTATRMYPNDFRMRSAYGVGLDWPFEADVLSPWYERAERELGVAGDRGGSNGPERSSDFPLPEIPLTYSDRQIAAAAQPFGLTLGSHPQARNSVFYDDRPPCCGNGTCQPICPIQAKYDATVHLARAEAGGARVEVNAVVDRVVLDGERRVRRLEFLRPDGSRGEAVGSLYVVAAHAVETPKLLLMSRSELAPNGVANSSDQVGRNLMGHVQSGFFALAREPLYPRRGPIETGGFKEFRDGPTRREFAAVGSGLSNSGFDGHNGPVHRASALALQGLRGDALAQALRERVSREMAIGGSAEMLPNPNNRVTLDFDRRDALGLPRPTISLSIDDYTREGLRRSQARLRRVVEAMGATEVAEVQGVVNTSIIAGTARMGDDPASSVVDADLRCHNHDNLYLLGAATFPTVGVSPPTLTIAAMALRLAETLKEKLSS from the coding sequence ATGAGCGATCCATTACGCGCCGACGTGGTGATCGTCGGCTCCGGCGTGGCCGGCTCGGTGCTGGCCGCGACCTTGGTGGCCCAAGGCGTCCAGGTATTGCTGCTGGAAGCGGGGCCCCGCGTCGACCGCAACGAGGCGCTGCGGCGCTTCGCCGACTCCCGTTCCAAATCGTCGGTGTCCCCCTACGAGAACACCGCCCACGCGCCTTATCCCGACGAAACCCGATTGGACGATTATTACGTGCAGAAAGGGCCGGCCAAGTTTCGCGGAATTTATATGCGCGTGGCGGGCGGCACCACTTGGCATTTCGGCGGCACCGCGACGCGCATGTATCCCAACGACTTTCGCATGCGCAGCGCTTACGGCGTGGGTTTGGACTGGCCGTTCGAGGCCGACGTCCTGTCGCCTTGGTACGAGCGGGCGGAGCGGGAGCTGGGCGTGGCCGGCGACCGCGGCGGTTCCAACGGGCCGGAACGCTCCAGCGATTTCCCCTTGCCGGAAATTCCGCTGACTTATTCCGACCGGCAAATCGCGGCGGCGGCCCAGCCGTTCGGGCTGACCCTGGGCAGCCATCCCCAGGCGCGCAATTCGGTGTTCTACGATGACCGTCCGCCGTGCTGCGGCAACGGCACCTGCCAGCCGATCTGCCCGATCCAGGCCAAATACGACGCCACCGTGCATCTGGCTCGCGCCGAGGCCGGCGGCGCCCGGGTGGAAGTCAACGCCGTGGTGGACCGGGTGGTCTTGGACGGCGAGCGGCGCGTCCGGCGGTTGGAGTTTTTGCGTCCGGACGGCAGCCGGGGCGAAGCTGTCGGCAGCCTCTACGTCGTGGCCGCCCACGCCGTCGAGACGCCGAAATTGCTGCTGATGTCGCGCAGCGAGCTGGCGCCCAACGGCGTGGCCAACAGCAGCGACCAGGTCGGCCGAAATTTGATGGGGCATGTGCAATCGGGCTTCTTCGCCTTGGCGCGGGAGCCGCTTTATCCCCGCCGCGGCCCTATCGAAACCGGCGGCTTCAAGGAGTTCCGCGACGGCCCGACGCGGCGGGAATTCGCCGCCGTCGGCTCCGGCCTAAGCAACAGCGGCTTCGACGGCCACAACGGGCCGGTTCACCGGGCCAGCGCCCTGGCCTTGCAAGGGCTGCGCGGCGATGCGCTGGCCCAGGCCCTGCGGGAGCGGGTGTCCCGCGAAATGGCCATCGGCGGCTCGGCGGAAATGTTGCCCAACCCCAACAACCGCGTGACGTTGGATTTCGACCGGCGGGACGCGCTGGGGCTGCCGCGCCCGACCATCAGCTTGAGCATCGACGACTACACGCGGGAAGGCCTGCGCCGCTCGCAAGCGCGGCTGCGCCGAGTGGTGGAGGCCATGGGGGCCACCGAGGTGGCGGAAGTGCAGGGCGTGGTGAACACGTCCATCATCGCCGGCACGGCGCGCATGGGCGACGATCCCGCCAGCTCGGTGGTGGATGCCGACTTGCGCTGCCACAACCACGACAATCTTTACCTGCTGGGCGCGGCCACCTTCCCCACGGTGGGCGTGTCGCCGCCGACTTTGACCATCGCGGCGATGGCTTTGCGCCTGGCCGAAACGTTGAAGGAAAAACTGAGCTCATGA
- a CDS encoding sugar dehydrogenase complex small subunit, producing MSHVPEIDSAGRRRFLVASAALLALPSLDAFARSAPSFAAASTALAGPDATDAKMAAAIAQALSQTPLADDVTRVVALAARYSGARLAAAIHERGLDAAANAIVAAWHGGFVGNTLISYPGALAWKALPFLKPAGYCGGAFGYWAEAPQ from the coding sequence ATGTCCCATGTTCCCGAAATCGACTCCGCCGGCCGTCGCCGGTTTTTGGTCGCCAGCGCCGCTTTGCTGGCCTTGCCCAGCCTCGATGCGTTCGCTCGCAGCGCGCCGTCTTTCGCGGCGGCTTCCACCGCCTTGGCCGGGCCCGACGCCACCGACGCGAAAATGGCGGCGGCCATCGCCCAAGCCCTGAGTCAAACGCCCCTGGCCGACGACGTGACGCGGGTGGTGGCGCTGGCAGCGCGCTATTCCGGCGCCAGGCTGGCCGCCGCCATCCACGAGCGCGGACTTGACGCCGCGGCCAACGCCATCGTGGCGGCCTGGCACGGCGGCTTTGTCGGCAACACGCTGATTTCCTATCCCGGCGCGCTGGCGTGGAAAGCCCTGCCGTTCCTCAAGCCCGCCGGTTATTGCGGCGGAGCTTTCGGGTATTGGGCGGAGGCGCCGCAATGA
- a CDS encoding ATP-binding protein gives MTDALDWPRNRLRLTLPNDLAVLPVATAFVRAAASRYAYDESALTQWEMVTEEAAANVIQHAYAPTDRASFDLECHYQSDGMELRIHDRGIPFDPAQIAAFDPAEEQQAAGGLGWLLIHEMTDRQQYDQLGAQGKELRLFKRAPAGLALPQAPETAKPTEAEPKSAEGATFRAMRSDEAIQVVRLLYEAYRYSYINDQIYRPDYIASMNEAGKLRSYVAVLPDGAVIAHNALILHEERPAICEVGAGVASPAYRGQGVFDRLNELVLREIAAGGFMLAFAGAVTAHVASQKAARRAGWVESGLMLAAQPAEVVFDKIKTNKAGERGSILYMVMKGAERPTPTLYLPGRHAEFLTGIMRRIGLPFVAAAGGEPAGSDSEMSVTVRSDIGSGRIVVLHAGAQFGDDVRAAMRRFKRAKIQVGQLFLNLADPAAPWAVRTLEGLGWFVTGMLPGGTLQGDALLLHWLNGHVIDYDKIRIAGREGRAMLDYVQRLDPNES, from the coding sequence ATGACCGACGCCCTAGACTGGCCGCGGAATCGGCTGCGCCTGACCCTGCCCAACGACCTGGCCGTGTTGCCGGTGGCCACCGCCTTCGTGCGCGCCGCCGCCAGCCGCTACGCCTATGACGAGTCGGCCCTGACCCAGTGGGAAATGGTGACGGAAGAAGCGGCGGCTAACGTGATCCAGCACGCCTATGCCCCGACGGATCGGGCCAGCTTCGACCTGGAATGCCATTATCAATCGGACGGCATGGAACTGCGTATCCACGATCGCGGCATCCCTTTCGATCCGGCCCAAATCGCCGCCTTCGATCCGGCCGAGGAACAGCAGGCGGCCGGCGGCTTGGGATGGCTGTTGATCCATGAAATGACCGATCGCCAGCAGTACGACCAGTTGGGAGCGCAAGGCAAGGAACTGCGACTGTTCAAGCGGGCGCCCGCCGGCCTTGCCCTGCCGCAGGCGCCGGAAACGGCCAAGCCTACGGAGGCGGAGCCCAAGTCGGCCGAAGGGGCGACATTCCGCGCCATGCGTTCGGACGAAGCCATCCAAGTGGTGCGGCTGCTGTACGAGGCCTACCGCTACAGCTACATCAACGACCAGATTTACCGTCCCGACTACATCGCTTCCATGAACGAGGCCGGCAAGCTGCGTTCCTATGTGGCCGTGCTGCCGGACGGTGCGGTGATCGCCCATAACGCCCTCATCCTGCACGAGGAGCGGCCGGCCATCTGCGAAGTGGGAGCGGGCGTCGCCTCGCCCGCTTACCGGGGGCAGGGCGTGTTCGACCGATTGAATGAGCTGGTCTTGCGGGAAATCGCCGCTGGCGGCTTCATGCTGGCCTTCGCCGGGGCGGTGACCGCCCACGTGGCATCGCAAAAAGCCGCCCGGCGCGCCGGCTGGGTGGAAAGCGGGCTGATGCTGGCCGCGCAGCCGGCCGAGGTGGTTTTCGACAAGATCAAAACCAACAAGGCCGGCGAGCGCGGCAGCATTTTGTACATGGTGATGAAAGGCGCGGAGCGGCCGACGCCGACGCTGTATTTGCCCGGGCGCCATGCCGAATTCCTGACCGGCATCATGCGGCGCATCGGCCTGCCGTTCGTGGCGGCGGCCGGCGGCGAGCCCGCCGGGAGCGATAGCGAAATGTCGGTCACGGTGCGTAGCGACATTGGCAGCGGCCGTATCGTCGTGCTGCACGCCGGCGCCCAGTTCGGCGACGATGTCCGCGCCGCCATGCGCCGCTTCAAGCGCGCCAAAATCCAAGTGGGGCAGCTGTTCCTCAACCTCGCCGACCCCGCCGCCCCGTGGGCGGTGCGAACGCTGGAGGGCCTGGGTTGGTTCGTCACCGGCATGCTTCCCGGGGGCACTTTGCAGGGCGACGCGCTGTTGCTGCATTGGCTCAATGGCCACGTGATCGACTACGACAAAATCCGCATCGCCGGCCGCGAAGGGCGGGCCATGCTGGATTACGTGCAGCGGCTGGACCCTAACGAGTCATGA
- the ilvA gene encoding threonine ammonia-lyase, biosynthetic yields MHKYVEKILRARVYDVARETPLDRARQLSLRLGNEVYLKREDLQPVFSFKLRGAYNKIAQLDEAARRRGVIAASAGNHAQGVALSAQRLGIKAVIVMPCTTPDIKVNAVRGFGGEKVEVVLHGDSYDDACEHAKGLAADTGMAFVHPYDDADVIAGQGTIAMEVLRQCGGDIHAIFVPVGGGGLIAGIAAYVKFVRPEIRIIGVEPEDSDCMARALHAKRRVTLKQVGLFADGVAVKQAGDEPFRVALQCVDDMVTVSTDEICAAIKDIFDDTRSIAEPAGALGVAGLKKYAARHKLQGKHLIAIDSGANMNFDRLRHVAERSQVGENKEMLLAVTIPERPGSFLKFCQLLGRRSITEFNYRYFDPRQARVFVGVELRNGENDRDELSKLLRVEGFELTDLTGNELAKEHVRYMVGGHAPRLLDEMVYSFEFPERPGALLEFLNAMQGRWNISLFHYRNHGAAYGRVLMGVQVAQGERKTFKAFIEQCGFAYHDETKNPAYRLFAGGSETV; encoded by the coding sequence ATGCACAAATACGTCGAAAAAATCCTGCGTGCCCGCGTTTACGATGTGGCGCGGGAAACGCCGCTGGATCGCGCGCGCCAGCTCTCCTTGCGCCTCGGCAACGAGGTCTACCTCAAGCGGGAAGATTTGCAGCCGGTCTTTTCCTTCAAGCTGCGCGGCGCTTACAACAAAATCGCCCAACTGGACGAAGCGGCGCGCCGACGCGGCGTGATCGCGGCCTCGGCCGGGAACCACGCCCAGGGTGTGGCCCTGTCGGCACAGAGGCTGGGCATCAAAGCCGTCATCGTCATGCCCTGCACCACGCCGGATATCAAAGTGAACGCGGTGCGAGGCTTCGGCGGAGAGAAAGTCGAGGTGGTACTGCACGGCGACTCCTACGACGATGCCTGCGAACATGCCAAGGGCCTGGCGGCGGACACCGGCATGGCGTTTGTCCACCCATACGACGACGCCGACGTGATCGCCGGCCAGGGCACCATCGCCATGGAGGTGCTGCGCCAGTGCGGGGGCGATATCCACGCCATTTTTGTGCCGGTCGGCGGCGGCGGCTTGATAGCGGGCATCGCCGCCTACGTGAAATTCGTGCGCCCGGAAATCCGCATTATCGGCGTGGAACCGGAGGACTCGGACTGCATGGCGCGGGCGCTGCACGCCAAGCGCCGCGTAACGCTCAAGCAGGTGGGCCTGTTCGCCGACGGCGTTGCGGTAAAGCAGGCGGGCGACGAGCCGTTCCGCGTCGCGCTGCAGTGCGTGGACGACATGGTGACGGTGAGCACCGACGAAATTTGCGCCGCCATCAAAGACATCTTCGACGATACCCGCTCCATCGCCGAACCCGCGGGCGCCTTGGGCGTGGCGGGCCTCAAGAAATACGCGGCGCGGCATAAACTCCAGGGCAAGCACCTCATCGCCATCGACAGCGGCGCCAATATGAACTTCGACCGCCTGCGCCACGTGGCCGAGCGCAGTCAAGTCGGAGAGAACAAGGAAATGTTGTTGGCGGTCACCATCCCAGAGCGACCCGGCAGCTTCCTCAAATTCTGCCAATTGCTGGGCCGACGCAGCATCACCGAATTCAACTATCGCTATTTCGATCCTCGGCAAGCGCGGGTATTCGTCGGCGTGGAGCTGCGCAACGGCGAAAACGACAGGGACGAGCTGTCCAAGCTGTTGCGCGTCGAAGGCTTCGAACTCACCGACTTAACGGGCAACGAACTGGCCAAGGAACACGTGCGCTACATGGTGGGCGGCCATGCCCCCCGCTTACTGGATGAAATGGTGTACAGCTTCGAGTTTCCCGAACGGCCGGGCGCGTTGCTGGAGTTCCTCAACGCCATGCAAGGGCGCTGGAACATCAGCCTGTTCCATTACCGCAATCACGGCGCCGCCTACGGCCGGGTGCTCATGGGAGTGCAAGTGGCGCAAGGCGAGCGCAAAACGTTCAAGGCGTTTATCGAACAATGCGGTTTCGCCTATCACGATGAGACGAAAAACCCGGCGTATCGCCTGTTTGCCGGAGGCAGCGAAACGGTCTAA
- the waaC gene encoding lipopolysaccharide heptosyltransferase I: MRVLIVKTSSLGDLIHTLPAVTDAAKALPGIRFDWVAEEAFAEIPGWHPAVDDTIPIALRRWRKNWRQTPAGAELAAFRRRLRAREYDLIIDAQGLLLKSALPARLARGPSHGLAWASAREPLASLLYRHRHPVPKGQHAIERVRQLFAAALGYVYDPAVLDYGLDRLRFAAPVADKDYLVFLHGTSWPSKRLPTEQWIALGRLAAEHGRRVYLPWGSDEEKKVAEAIAAACSNSRVLPRLNLTQLAGLLAQSHGVIGVDTGLAHLGAALGVPGVALYTATFPALTGARGVRQSCIALDAGEEPPSRDTPHLRIRRLPAFAADEIWRAVAAG, from the coding sequence GTGCGCGTCCTCATCGTTAAAACCTCGTCCCTGGGCGATTTGATCCACACGCTGCCCGCCGTAACCGACGCCGCCAAGGCCTTGCCGGGCATCCGTTTCGATTGGGTGGCGGAGGAGGCCTTTGCCGAGATTCCCGGTTGGCATCCGGCGGTGGACGACACCATTCCCATCGCCTTGCGCCGCTGGCGCAAAAATTGGCGGCAAACGCCCGCCGGCGCTGAATTGGCGGCATTTCGGCGGCGGCTGCGCGCGCGGGAATACGACCTGATTATCGACGCCCAGGGACTGCTGCTGAAAAGCGCGCTGCCGGCCCGCCTGGCCCGCGGCCCTAGCCACGGACTGGCGTGGGCATCGGCGCGGGAGCCGCTGGCGTCGCTGTTGTATCGGCACCGTCATCCGGTGCCCAAAGGCCAACACGCCATCGAAAGGGTGCGGCAACTGTTCGCCGCGGCGCTGGGTTACGTTTACGACCCCGCCGTACTGGATTACGGCCTGGATCGGCTCCGCTTCGCCGCGCCGGTGGCGGACAAGGATTACCTGGTGTTTTTGCACGGCACGTCCTGGCCCAGCAAGCGCTTGCCGACCGAACAGTGGATCGCCTTGGGACGCTTGGCGGCGGAACACGGACGCCGGGTGTACCTGCCCTGGGGCAGCGACGAAGAGAAAAAGGTGGCGGAAGCCATCGCGGCGGCCTGTTCCAACAGCCGCGTATTGCCCCGCCTAAACCTGACGCAGCTGGCCGGCCTGCTGGCGCAGTCGCACGGCGTCATCGGCGTGGATACGGGCCTGGCTCATTTGGGAGCGGCCCTGGGCGTGCCGGGCGTGGCCTTGTATACCGCCACATTCCCGGCGTTGACCGGCGCACGGGGCGTGCGCCAAAGCTGCATCGCGCTGGACGCCGGCGAAGAGCCGCCGTCCAGGGACACGCCGCATTTGCGGATACGGCGCTTGCCCGCGTTCGCGGCGGACGAAATCTGGCGCGCCGTGGCGGCGGGCTGA